One Mercenaria mercenaria strain notata chromosome 12, MADL_Memer_1, whole genome shotgun sequence DNA segment encodes these proteins:
- the LOC123534322 gene encoding uncharacterized protein LOC123534322: MATKMDSYAQEVSSSNKNFNFDALEKLGYAKKFSEKRVQLYEIISNCSTELIRRRTREDVDAIIAGSRGEGMCVSGDSDADVLFIQRNVKCTDNLHTPLLSDKMIVTFYLDFENVPSGYSKLRLLTSDNRIYASRNNIEFVINLAEALVERNGYQYLRNDMPTTLVLRHDRMGWIKQQSVFDDVTGPARTLKLEMPMLPELFISLDCVLTFKCEYPSVVDDWCKRERKHSWPDKDLIEKVKKLDVLVVPAGCKGSADEELQWRISLTLAEQALVHSFNDIQIKLFAALRIIGKQELKPICENITSYVLKNLLFWTFENTEIKDVTKDTFNEILLQLLEQLRMCINWKYLRSYMIPSKNMLQYKIFENERVKLVKRLNLLIQDGRNVLFRCPMVKQISALPNDELEQMIAFREIFEQEFTAVFLVSASNPEITAKIWDNDRKPEDVIKVIIDKVLPIIRMHNPKGLFNRLISLSNESISYCLINGITRGYHKS; this comes from the coding sequence ATGGCAACTAAGATGGACAGTTACGCTCAGGAAGTGTCttcatcaaataaaaactttaattttgatGCGTTAGAAAAGCTTGGATATGCAAAGAAATTTTCTGAGAAAAGAGTTCAGCTGtatgaaatcatttcaaattGTAGTACAGAGCTAATAAGACGGAGAACACGTGAAGATGTAGATGCAATCATCGCCGGAAGTCGCGGAGAAGGTATGTGTGTTTCAGGTGACAGTGATGCAGATGTTTTGTTTATCCAAAGGAACGTGAAGTGTACAGACAATCTTCATACTCCTTTACTTTCGGACAAAATGATTGTTACATTTTACCTTGATTTCGAAAATGTTCCGAGCGGATATTCCAAACTGCGATTGCTTACGTCCGATAATCGCATTTATGCGTCAAGAAACAATATTGAGTTCGTAATAAATCTTGCAGAGGCTCTTGTGGAAAGGAACGGCTATCAATACCTCAGAAATGATATGCCAACAACCCTAGTCCTTCGTCATGATAGAATGGGATGGATTAAGCAACAGTCAGTTTTTGACGACGTTACCGGACCTGCAAGGACATTAAAACTGGAGATGCCAATGCTACCCGAATTATTCATATCATTGGACTGTGTACTTACATTCAAGTGCGAATACCCTTCAGTGGTAGATGACTGGTGTAAACGAGAAAGAAAACATAGCTGGCCGGACAAAGACTTGATCGAGAAGGTGAAGAAATTAGACGTTTTAGTTGTACCTGCAGGATGCAAGGGAAGTGCGGACGAAGAACTACAATGGAGAATTTCTTTAACATTAGCAGAACAGGCGCTTGTACACTCGTTCAATGACATCCAGATCAAACTATTTGCTGCTCTGAGAATTATAGGGAAACAAGAATTGAAGCCAATATGTGAAAACATCACTTCCTATGTATTAAAGAATTTACTATTCTGGACGTTTGAAAATACTGAAATCAAAGACGTAACAAAAGACACATTTAACGAAATTTTACTACAACTTCTTGAACAGCTGAGGATGTGTATAAACTGGAAATATTTGCGAAGTTACATGATTCCTTCCAAGAATATgctacaatataaaatatttgaaaatgaaagggTAAAGCTGGTAAAACGACTAAACCTACTTATACAAGACGGTCGCAATGTATTATTTAGGTGTCCTATGGTAAAGCAAATCTCAGCTTTACCGAACGACGAACTGGAACAAATGATTGCTTTTAGAGAGATATTCGAACAGGAATTCACGGCAGTATTTCTGGTGAGTGCTAGCAATCCTGAAATAACAGCTAAGATCTGGGATAACGACCGGAAGCCAGAGGATGTGATAAaagtaattattgacaaagtACTCCCTATCATTAGGATGCACAATCCAAAGGGACTTTTTAACCGTTTAATTTCTTTGTCAAATGAAAGTATTTCCTACTGTTTGATAAATGGAATTACACGTGGCTATCACAAGTCATAA